The sequence aagttaatatctccaaccattcccattttattaaggtgtatccatataaaaggcccaccctgtagataagaaaaggaggaaaaaagttacagaacatgaatgaataaataatacagaGTTTTACGTGCCTGATACCGAGCTTGAATTTTAGCATTGTTAATTAAAGCAGGCGGCCAAGGTGAACAATGTCTATGAAAGaggagaaccacagagaaactTGGATTTTGGAGGGAGCCATGAACAGGCTGTACTTCTCTTTGCTGCTGTTAATCCTTAAAAAAGAGGTGCTTTTAAGGTTTAGTTATACTTGCCTAATTACAGATATCACCATTCGGCTTGAGAGTACGGACTCTCTCTCCACCGCAAGCTGTCACGGTGACGTAGACACGGAGCGCTTCCAGACCTCAGTGTATACAGGCCGCCGGGTGTCCTTCAATGAGACGGCCATCTATGAACAGAGCAAGAAGAACCAGGAGAAAGGCAGAAGGTCAGAGaatgtaaattagatttttagCTTTTGTAAATCCCTTTAATCACGGTACTGTCAGAAAACAAAATGCAGACCTGTGACATTTGCACAAATCTACTCTCGcatgtaaaatataataactGACAACAAATATGGAGTAGCCTATTGCAGAAAGGCTTTAGAGTATCAAGCTAGTCATAATACCCAGGGAGTAGgtgggggttaggtgtcttgctcaagggcacttcagctctgaatgttgagggaggagaatgtCTGTTTCTTCACTCCCACACCCCCATTTTAAAATGGtaaccttccagtcccaagtctgctgcagtaacatttaGGCCATAGGTGAACATTTAGGCCACGTCTCACTTAAAGTTActtcatttattcttttatttttattaaattcttAAAACTCGAGCCTAATGTTATGCTCCTATTTGTGTTAAAACAGAGAAAGATACTAATATAGCACTAATCCCTTAATGCCATTTCAAGAATGACACTCTTGACTTGCCAATATTGTGGCTCTGTCGGAAATGCGCAAACACAGAATTAAAGTCttaaataaacatgttaaaGGCTTGGCTGATAGTTTGCACTATACTAAAATTGAGATGGAACTCCATGGTGTTGGTGGTGCGAATAAGAACCTGGCAGGGATTTTTAGCACCAAAGATATCATCACCAAGTGTGAATAAGACATGAATCATTTATCGTCATGTTTACTTCTTTGAAAGGCCTGCTTCTGGTGgctgttattgtttttatgatGCTATTTATACTTATTAACTTGTCAAGCTTTCCCTCTGCTTCTTAAAGAATTGGCATAGAATTTAGTTAGTTATGGGACTATTCAGTGTGTTTACCCCAGTTATGAGCTTGGGTTCAGGTGAAGTTCAGGAGGAATCTGAGCTAACAAAACTGGACAAGGGATAGTGGAATTATGATGCATGTAGACAgctgtctctcactgtcaaAGTAGATGTCGTCTGATGAATAAGTCATcgttcctctctttctctcaggtaCACTCTTACAGAGGGAGACTTCCATCATCTGAAGAAGGCTCGTCTGACCCACCTGCACATCGCCCCTCCAGCCATGAACATCCTGACAATTATGGAGTGTGACTCACCTGAGAACAGCATCACCCTGCGAGAACAGACACAACACAAACCTTCCTTGTCGATATTTCAGGTAACCCATTCACTCTCTAGCTCACGGGTTATGTGTATTGTGCGTTTCCAAGCCAATGTTAGAGTACAGGGGTTGGTTAGTGATGTGGATAACACTGCTACGATAGCGTTCGAGGAATGAGACGCATTACGTTGGTAGAGTCCTAAGTAATCATCCTCTACAGAGGACACATTTTATGCAGGTTGTTCCCTGTAGATGATGAGCATCTATattcactttgaaaataaacaaaacataattaGTCTGAGgcgcccaaacttttgcataagAATGCGTCATCCTCAAGCTTTCCCCAAGGGTTTATACTGCTGTTGTACAACTGTTAATGAAATGTGAGTCACAACATTTCTGTGATAAACAAGTGAAGTGGTAGCGATTCAAATGGTAGTGATAATTTGGAAATTAGCTtgataataatcattttaatgttCCACCTGGTCtttcttctctgtgtgtgtgtgtgtgtgtgtgtgtgtagcccagTGAGAGCGGTCTCCCTGATTCTCCTGTGTCCTGGAGCAGCCAGAGCCCAAGTTGTGCTCTTCCTGGAGACACATTCAACTCCACATTGGACAACAGCTTCACTCCCAGCGCTGGCGAACACATCACTGAACCGCCGCGATCCAGAACTGTGAGTAATACTCACATTATCAAACTGTCACAGGAGACTATCTAATGTCAGTGACCAACTTGTCTGTGTTTTGCAATTTGATTCCTGCCACATGCCAAAGAAGTTGAGACAATGGCATGATTTCTATTGTATTATGACAGCTTTCGTTttattgaatttattttaaGAATTTGGGAACTGGGCTACAATTTCTGCCATTTTTAAGAATTGAATTATTGTCTATTGTTGTTTGATACAAGACCTAAGTTGTCATTGTTGATTCTTCTATTCATAATGCGCCATAGGACGCAGGTCTCGCCTACAAACAGTAAGTCAACCACACagtgctgaaataaccatgggcTTTCCAGGAAAACATGATGCCTCTCTATGTTTCTATGTCTTATACGTCTCTCTAAATTCCAAGTATACACAAGTCACCCATGCCGTGGGCACTGTTTCACCATTGCATACCATAAGAGATGCTGTTCCTTTTTTCTGAAAATCAGCTGAAAGATGGACTCATCTGACTACAGCACGTTTCCACTGTCTCTCTCAACATCTGAGAACTGGGCTacaatttttgtcatttttagcCAGTCTGTGTCTAGGAAGCCCCACTGTTGTAGCATTTGCAGAATGATGACTCACATTGGTGCTGAAATAACCGTGGGCTTTCCAGGAAAACATGATGCCTCTCTGTTTCTATGTCTTATACGTCTCTCTAAATTCCAAGTATACACATGTCACCCATGCCGTGGGCACTGTTTCACCATTGCATACCGtaagagatgctggcttttggaCTTTACACTGATGTGGATGCATCCGTTCATCTTCGGCTAAGAGAATGTGTTCCTTTTTTCTGAAAATAAGCTGAAAGATGGACTCATCTGACTACTGCATGTTTTCACGGTCTCTCTCAACATCTGAGATAAGCTTGAAAAGCTTGGAAAGAAGTGTGGATGTTTCCATGGACAGATTTTAATGAGGGGAACCAAATCAACAAAGCCTCTGACTGTATCCATAGAGATACCATAAGGTTGAGGTTCCCTAACGTTACATATTTTCCTTGTTGTCCACACCCAGTCTATTGTTGCTGAACCCAATGCACTTTGAGTGTAGTGACGTTTGATCTTTAAAAAATCAGAATACAAAGAAACACAACAGCACAAGTAAAAGTCTCCTTAAGAAGTGACTCGGAACAAACTGAAACCACTCGATCCACAGGCCATCACTGCCCCAGAGCCCATGCCATCAACCTGTCAACCTGtcaatgcaataaaaacagaagCACAGATCTACTGCTGTCACTACATTTCCATCTTTCTTTCCAGTCATGCATAAGAGAGACTCCAGGCGTGGAAAAGAGATGAAGACTTAACAACAAGCAAAGAATAATAAATTCCCTTAGCAATAACTGTAACCTCACTTATGATTATGTGTGTAGGGTTGGGTATATTTCTAAGGCGCCAATTCTCGTATCATCTTGAATATCTAAACCATGAAGGTACTATGTGTAACCAGTGTGTACACATCAGGTGTACGTAAGTGTACTAAACATAAGAGAGTGTAGTCTTTCTGGGTCGGTTGCATAGCACTCCTCGCCCTCATcaagcgttctcctccgagcgtgttgaggctCAGGTGTCTTGGAGGAAGATTGATAGATTTCATGCTCCTAGAATCACCACTGGTTTTATTTTCATCACATACCACAGCAGCTTTGGTCTTATGCCAAAGATGTTAATAGCTTTAAGAAGTTAGTAGCTAGAAGCTACTCAAGTTAATCCAACTAATTCCTTTTCAAAAAACAATCAATACCCAGTCCCCCTTGTGTGTGAACGCTTTCTGATTTTATTGTGAGATGAGCAATACTCCATTCTCTGTTTCTCAGATGGAGGTGATAGGAAGTGCTGGTATGAGGATGGAAGGCGATGCTGGATCCTCTGCAGTGATGGTGGGAGTTGGTGCAGCTGGAGTAGGAGGTGGAAGTTCAGGCTCAGGGCAGGGCACAGTGCTTCACTTCTTGTCCCGGCTCAGACGCCACGccagcctggagggggccagCCCCTACTTCACCATCAAAAAATGGAAGTTTGACAGCAGTCACAGAGCAGCCAGTCTGGACATGAGAGGTAAGAGTGTCGTTCTTCAGTCATATTCCAACAGGTTGCATGTACAATTTAGTTATCCTGTAACTATTTAAGGGTGTAATAAGTAGCGTAGCGTAATAAGAACCAGCACCGGGATCTTGGGGTTGAGGGTTTGAGCCCTCTCTCGGGTCACTGACTATCAGGAGTTGGacgtgttctcactgtgtccgcttgggtttcttCCTACATTCCATAAAACAAATGTTAGTAGGTGGCTTGGCTGtgcaaaagtgttcataggtgtgaatgtgtgccctgtgatggactggtgtcctgtccagggtgtgttcctgccctgttCCGCCCAGTGATTCTTGAATTCTCAGTTctcagtgaatgaatgactacaACTATTTAAAGAGAAGCTAAGATAAATGGttatatttgattttaaaaagtgaCAAATTATATAAATGCCATGGTAAATCTGCTTAATTACAATTTGGGAAAATGTATTCCAATGTCATATTTTAATTGATAAGGACTTACAGTGACATTATTTCacgtttttctttttgtctcgttcgaatataattaaatatattgtaaatgtaccacttttaatttgtgctggagAATGCCTCATTCACTACTGTTTACTCGAGAGTGACACATGACATCCACAGGAAAGCCAGCCTTAAGCACTGCGTAGGGCTCAATGAACAGGCCTTTGGAGACCAATCAATACTGGATCAATAGGTGTGTTGGTGGAGTAGCTCGGCCGATAAGACTGAGTGAAGGCTGACTGCGAGTTGGGAATGACTCAGAAGGGGCTGCAGACAGAGGGGAAGATGGAGGGATGCTGCCTGCTAAATTAATGATGTAATAATTGCATTATCCTTCACCTGACGTGAAAGGTCAGCGAGTGTGGCATGTTCATTTCCTCCTAATGAGCCCTAGATCCCATTACATCCTGTTATTACTGCAGCACGGGTGCACTGGACAACCCACCGCCTGGACACGGTGACCTCCCTGTGTTTCGCCATTCTATTGTGTACATACTCTGGTTTCTTTGTTTCTGTTCTTCTATCTTTCTGTCTAGAGCAGTTGTGACAAGAATTATCGTCAATACACCTTGTCTGCAACAAGCAATCCATGTCAGTAAATGCTGTTTCAGTATCCATAAAACTACAGGgagttaaaaaacaaatattataaGAGAGGTAGGCTCAGGGCATGGTGGTAAGTTCAAAGTATTTCACGCTAGGATTTGTACGAGTAAAATAATCCATGTGCAACCCAATTCTACACATACACATCAGCTCTCAGAGCAAAAATAATCCCAGCCTTTTCAGCTTTGAGAAAACTCAAACATAGCAATGCTTGAAAAACGTAAAGAAAATCCTAACTTTGAGGAGTTCCCACGGTGTTGGCTGGGGGTTCCCTCCATGTGCTtgagtttccttccacagtccataaacacatgttggtacgtggattggctgttcaaaaatgtccatatttGCAATGCACTGGCACCAAATCCAAGTTGtgtccccgccttgtgcccagttatTTTGAGCAGGTTTTGGATTGGccaaaatgaagagaaaatgaattaattacaaCTACTTCTGCtatgcacctctctctctctcaggttctcCACGGAGACGGACATTTCAGAGGCAGAGAGCAGCAAGTGAAACTCTAGATCAAGAGGAAGAGGACTCTCCACGACTTGGGGCGAGTGGGGGCAGTGACTTCCTGCTGTGTGCCCTTCCCTCTCAGTCACAGTCTGACCCCCCTAGGCGACTGTCTGCTGGCTCCTTGGAGCCGTCCACTACAAGCTGTCCACCCCCACCAGTTGCCCTCAGCAGGTATAGCCTTGCTCCAAATCCTTTGTTCACACCGAGTAATTTTCTGTGCCTTGAACCTATGCGTTCTGCGCTTTACTCGCTGGAAGTCAGGGCTGAGTACAAAATATAAATCTCGTAAATTGTCACACAAGGACAATACATTGCTGTCTTTCTCATATCATTATATTTCCACCACATGTTGAAGACTGGATGCTGAAATGCTTTTTCTATATTTACGTGAACTGAGCACTTAATTGATTTGTACTTGTGAGTTATTTTGGGCTCAGTACCATTTATCCTCCATTCACCAAATGAGAAATTACTCACAACAGTAATGTACCCAAAGGTCTGAGCAGAATGCAATCGATAGTTGTGGCGTCCCATTTCATAGTCCAGTTTAAAAGGCCTACAATAGATGCATTATCATTGAGAATTGTGTTGTGAAGCAGTTCCCACTGTAACAATAATTTACTTTAACTTGGATCTTCTGTAGGTTAGAGATTCAAGCTGTCTTGGAAGTGAGTCGAGAAACAGAGGAAATTACTACTCCACCATCCCACAAGCTCCCAGAATCTGTCAGGCCTCAGAGGGAGGAAGAGGTCGAGGATGGAGATGGAGAGCTCATGTTAGGAGCAACAGGAGGAGAAGGCACTGGTGCCGAAGGATGTGCTGAATTTGGCTTGGGGAGCAGGCAGGAGAGCCTGGAGCAGCCCAACCTTTACCGGGATATCTGGAGCCTACGTGCATCTCTGGAACAGTATGCATCATCTGACTTgagcagcaatgacagagaTTCCACACGCAGTGATGCAGACAGTGTCTGTTCACTAGGTGCTGCTGGGATCTCCCGAACAGGTGTGCCCAGTTACCAATCCCAGGATATTGACGATGAGATTGATGGTGAGCTACCATTTGATGACATTGGGAAGGATGTGGGAGCAAGGAGGAATGGCAGGGACAGTGTGGATTCCGAAAGAGGCAGCGATAGTGAAGCAGGGAGTAGGAAGCTTCTGCAGATGGACAGTGGCTATGCCTCCATCGAGGCTCCTTGCAAGGCCCCGGAGGAACTTCGATTGTTCGGAAGTACATCTGGCAAGACGGCGTCAGAACGCAGGCGGTTCTTCACTAACGCTGGTCGGAAGGGAACAGTGTGCGAGAGCTTTGAGACCCGGCTGTTCAAAGAGGAGCTAGAAGAAGAAGCTTCAGAGAGCAGCGTTAGCGTAGAGTCAGATGCTCTTGTTACTGAACCCCAAAGTAGACCCAGTGTCTCGCCCAGAGAAACATGCGAACAGTCGCAGACTAAGCCCAGGCCACGTTTCCGTCGCAGAGACTACAGCATTGATGAAAAGACGGATGCCCTTTTTAACGAATTTCTGCGGCACGATCCTCAATTTGACCAACAGGGATCGCCCTCCCTTCGGCATCGGCATCGATCAAGGATCCATCTGCGCAAACAGTGGCAGCGTGCCAAGCAGTACAGCGACCCAGGAGGAGCACGCTATTCGCCGTCCCTTGAGAGACAGCGCAGTTATGCCCTGCGGAGGGGTGACAGTGCCAGTTACCCATTGGACACGCGGTACCACAGCACTCTGCCACGTATCGCTAGTGCTGCAGATGAGGAGGCTAGTGAAGGAGTGGCCAGCGAGGGAGCAGCCAGTGAAGGTACTGCTAGTACCACAGATTCACCCGATGCCCACAGTGCTGGGCCAGCACCTGAAGACAATgccaacaacagcagcaacaacagcagTCCTGTAATAAAATCAGCAAAAGAGGGTCGTCCTACGGCGTTCTTTTTCAGCCCTTCGCAAGACAGCACTGTAGAAGGAAGTGAGATGCTGGAGGACTGCGTGAGTGCTGAGCACCCTACGGAGACACACGGATGGTCAGGGATGGCAGTCACGGACAGCAGTCCATCAAAGATGGGTATCAGACAACAACACACGCATACAGACACTGTCATTCGTATTCCAGAAAACCTTCATCACGTGGACCAGAACCCTATGGACAAAGGCTACGTGCACACAGTAGTGGACATAACTCCATCAGATAAACTAGTGAGCAATCTGAATGAGCGGCTGTACACCAGCCTGAGGAGGACTCAGGGCAGCCAGGAGTGCATGGTGGCAGTCACTCGCACTTCTCCAGACTTTCAGGACTAGGAGCAAGAACAATAGTGGCACTTCGACCAATCAGAGACATGAGTAGATGGTCTATTTCAACAGGACATCTTAGAGTATGGAAGAGATGAATTACACAAGCTTGTACCCTTGAGATCTGAAGGCAAGACTTAACGACTCTATCAtattctcagctgtcctcagaTAAATAATGCATCTGGGATATTGATGGCAACTCTGATCCCTTAGGCAGGGGTTACTGGACAACCTCGAACTAGAGAAAACGTAGTAAAAACACTATCCCAAGGACAACTGTGTCAAAAGGTGACAAAGTAGTTGTTTTCTTAAAGAGGTTAATGTTATCCCTCCTTGCACATTGCACTGTGAAACAAAGTAAAGTTGGGTGCTTCTGAAAACATACAATCGCGGGGCAAGTTAAAGAATAATCCGGCAG is a genomic window of Hoplias malabaricus isolate fHopMal1 chromosome X1, fHopMal1.hap1, whole genome shotgun sequence containing:
- the LOC136675974 gene encoding voltage-dependent calcium channel beta subunit-associated regulatory protein-like isoform X2, which codes for MSDEPPLLTSLTENATDVPVASGRQDNYVLLLVMLCVFAGGTLVLLSVLLIFCHRCCQSGRRYSRYTLTEGDFHHLKKARLTHLHIAPPAMNILTIMECDSPENSITLREQTQHKPSLSIFQPSESGLPDSPVSWSSQSPSCALPGDTFNSTLDNSFTPSAGEHITEPPRSRTMEVIGSAGMRMEGDAGSSAVMVGVGAAGVGGGSSGSGQGTVLHFLSRLRRHASLEGASPYFTIKKWKFDSSHRAASLDMRGSPRRRTFQRQRAASETLDQEEEDSPRLGASGGSDFLLCALPSQSQSDPPRRLSAGSLEPSTTSCPPPPVALSRLEIQAVLEVSRETEEITTPPSHKLPESVRPQREEEVEDGDGELMLGATGGEGTGAEGCAEFGLGSRQESLEQPNLYRDIWSLRASLEQYASSDLSSNDRDSTRSDADSVCSLGAAGISRTGVPSYQSQDIDDEIDGELPFDDIGKDVGARRNGRDSVDSERGSDSEAGSRKLLQMDSGYASIEAPCKAPEELRLFGSTSGKTASERRRFFTNAGRKGTVCESFETRLFKEELEEEASESSVSVESDALVTEPQSRPSVSPRETCEQSQTKPRPRFRRRDYSIDEKTDALFNEFLRHDPQFDQQGSPSLRHRHRSRIHLRKQWQRAKQYSDPGGARYSPSLERQRSYALRRGDSASYPLDTRYHSTLPRIASAADEEASEGVASEGAASEGTASTTDSPDAHSAGPAPEDNANNSSNNSSPVIKSAKEGRPTAFFFSPSQDSTVEGSEMLEDCVSAEHPTETHGWSGMAVTDSSPSKMGIRQQHTHTDTVIRIPENLHHVDQNPMDKGYVHTVVDITPSDKLVSNLNERLYTSLRRTQGSQECMVAVTRTSPDFQD
- the LOC136675974 gene encoding voltage-dependent calcium channel beta subunit-associated regulatory protein-like isoform X1, whose translation is MSDEPPLLTSLTENATDVPVASGRQDNYVLLLVMLCVFAGGTLVLLSVLLIFCHRCCQSGRRYSRASDDLEKTNTTYVEESQPTQDITIRLESTDSLSTASCHGDVDTERFQTSVYTGRRVSFNETAIYEQSKKNQEKGRRYTLTEGDFHHLKKARLTHLHIAPPAMNILTIMECDSPENSITLREQTQHKPSLSIFQPSESGLPDSPVSWSSQSPSCALPGDTFNSTLDNSFTPSAGEHITEPPRSRTMEVIGSAGMRMEGDAGSSAVMVGVGAAGVGGGSSGSGQGTVLHFLSRLRRHASLEGASPYFTIKKWKFDSSHRAASLDMRGSPRRRTFQRQRAASETLDQEEEDSPRLGASGGSDFLLCALPSQSQSDPPRRLSAGSLEPSTTSCPPPPVALSRLEIQAVLEVSRETEEITTPPSHKLPESVRPQREEEVEDGDGELMLGATGGEGTGAEGCAEFGLGSRQESLEQPNLYRDIWSLRASLEQYASSDLSSNDRDSTRSDADSVCSLGAAGISRTGVPSYQSQDIDDEIDGELPFDDIGKDVGARRNGRDSVDSERGSDSEAGSRKLLQMDSGYASIEAPCKAPEELRLFGSTSGKTASERRRFFTNAGRKGTVCESFETRLFKEELEEEASESSVSVESDALVTEPQSRPSVSPRETCEQSQTKPRPRFRRRDYSIDEKTDALFNEFLRHDPQFDQQGSPSLRHRHRSRIHLRKQWQRAKQYSDPGGARYSPSLERQRSYALRRGDSASYPLDTRYHSTLPRIASAADEEASEGVASEGAASEGTASTTDSPDAHSAGPAPEDNANNSSNNSSPVIKSAKEGRPTAFFFSPSQDSTVEGSEMLEDCVSAEHPTETHGWSGMAVTDSSPSKMGIRQQHTHTDTVIRIPENLHHVDQNPMDKGYVHTVVDITPSDKLVSNLNERLYTSLRRTQGSQECMVAVTRTSPDFQD